A genomic region of Christiangramia sp. OXR-203 contains the following coding sequences:
- a CDS encoding purine-nucleoside phosphorylase gives MTDRINESVDYLKSKGFGEPEVGIILGTGLGKLLDDVEIEVTASYNHIPYFPTATVEFHKGKLIFGTLAGKKVVIMQGRFHLYEGYSLFDVTFPVRVMKRLGMKRLLVSNASGAINLDYDKGELMLIDDHINLQGGSPLAFHGVEHLGERFVDMSEPYDRSMNEQFENTAKELNITLHKGVYASVLGPQLETRAEYRYLKTIGADAVGMSTVPEVIVANHLGIPVSAISVITDKGDPDNLDKVDIQEILAMAAKAEPDMVKLFKELLKKL, from the coding sequence ATGACAGATAGAATAAACGAATCGGTAGATTATTTAAAATCCAAAGGATTCGGAGAACCAGAGGTTGGGATCATACTGGGTACTGGTTTAGGTAAACTGCTGGACGATGTAGAAATTGAAGTAACCGCCAGTTATAATCATATCCCATATTTTCCAACTGCCACGGTGGAATTTCACAAGGGGAAACTAATTTTTGGAACCCTGGCAGGAAAGAAAGTGGTCATCATGCAGGGGAGATTCCACCTGTACGAAGGTTACAGTCTTTTTGATGTTACATTCCCGGTAAGAGTAATGAAGCGTTTAGGGATGAAGCGTTTGCTGGTTTCCAATGCTTCCGGAGCGATCAATCTGGATTACGATAAAGGTGAGTTAATGCTTATCGATGATCATATTAATCTTCAGGGTGGTTCGCCACTGGCTTTTCATGGCGTTGAACACCTAGGGGAACGTTTTGTGGACATGAGCGAACCTTATGACAGATCCATGAACGAGCAATTCGAGAATACTGCTAAAGAGCTAAATATTACTTTACATAAGGGAGTTTATGCTTCGGTACTGGGGCCTCAGCTGGAAACAAGAGCAGAGTACCGTTATTTAAAGACGATCGGTGCAGATGCTGTTGGAATGAGCACAGTGCCTGAAGTGATCGTTGCCAATCATTTAGGAATCCCTGTTTCAGCAATTTCTGTGATCACCGATAAAGGAGATCCGGATAATCTTGATAAGGTAGATATTCAGGAAATTCTGGCAATGGCTGCCAAAGCAGAACCTGACATGGTCAAACTATTTAAAGAATTACTTAAGAAATTATAA
- a CDS encoding TIGR04282 family arsenosugar biosynthesis glycosyltransferase has product MSKENLLIIFTKNPVQGKVKTRLAKGIGDKKALEIYKFLLKHTKDVTSKLKVNKQVYYAWNIAENDIWDNGGFQKRLQVEGDLGEKMEAAFKAGFDEGYKKIIIIGSDLYDLNETDLEEAFKELETHDYVIGPAEDGGYYLLGMKSLNSALFINKAWSTSSVFEQSVQDMQEGTYKALPLKNDIDTLEDSQDHPAFQKIINNDR; this is encoded by the coding sequence GTGTCAAAAGAAAATTTACTAATAATATTTACAAAAAATCCTGTTCAGGGAAAGGTCAAAACCAGGCTGGCGAAAGGAATAGGAGATAAAAAAGCTCTTGAGATTTATAAATTTCTGCTGAAGCATACTAAGGATGTAACCAGTAAGCTTAAGGTAAACAAGCAGGTTTATTACGCCTGGAATATTGCTGAAAATGACATCTGGGATAATGGAGGTTTTCAGAAAAGATTGCAGGTAGAAGGAGATCTGGGAGAGAAGATGGAAGCTGCTTTTAAAGCTGGATTCGACGAAGGTTACAAGAAAATTATCATCATTGGTAGTGATCTTTACGATCTTAATGAAACAGATCTTGAAGAAGCTTTCAAAGAACTTGAAACCCACGATTATGTAATTGGACCCGCTGAAGATGGTGGATATTACCTCTTGGGAATGAAATCATTAAATTCGGCTTTATTCATTAACAAAGCATGGAGTACATCAAGTGTTTTCGAGCAAAGTGTGCAGGATATGCAAGAGGGAACTTATAAAGCGCTACCATTAAAAAACGATATAGATACACTGGAGGATAGTCAAGATCATCCGGCTTTTCAAAAAATAATAAATAATGACAGATAG
- a CDS encoding rhodanese-like domain-containing protein, giving the protein MKLKGVIFSLILFIGTSGFSQNALDDLLKKYNSGDVAYTSVEQLRMNQLNDEVIILDAREINEYKTSHLKDSKFIGYNNLDLTVLDSISRDKLIVVYCSVGIRSEKIALKVQDLGFINVKNLYGGIFEWKNNGYPVYDNKGNETEKVHTFSKHWSKYLENGEKIY; this is encoded by the coding sequence ATGAAATTAAAGGGAGTCATATTTAGCTTAATTTTATTTATTGGAACTTCCGGGTTCAGTCAGAATGCGCTGGATGATCTATTAAAAAAATATAATTCTGGCGATGTTGCATACACTTCCGTAGAGCAATTGCGCATGAATCAGTTAAATGATGAGGTGATCATTCTGGATGCAAGGGAAATCAATGAATATAAAACCAGCCATCTTAAGGATTCAAAATTTATAGGATATAACAATCTTGATCTGACTGTTCTGGATTCAATTTCCAGGGATAAACTGATCGTAGTATACTGTTCCGTAGGGATTAGATCAGAGAAAATTGCTCTTAAGGTTCAGGATCTGGGTTTTATAAATGTAAAAAATCTGTACGGAGGTATTTTTGAATGGAAAAATAACGGCTATCCTGTTTATGACAATAAAGGCAATGAAACTGAAAAGGTTCATACTTTTTCAAAACACTGGTCGAAATATCTTGAGAACGGAGAAAAAATTTACTAG
- the arsS gene encoding arsenosugar biosynthesis radical SAM (seleno)protein ArsS (Some members of this family are selenoproteins.): MITKSLKARKDDLSSPKNQLEFLSEGIFEEGELPYFRDKIAETHNLPFKPKKLEILQLNLGYMCNQVCSHCHVDAGPDRKEIMTVETMKQCLEVIKNTGAHTLDLTGGAPEMNPNFRWFVEEAAKAGIKDFIVRSNLTIILANKKYHDLPEFFKKHNVHVVSSLPFYKREKTDKQRGSGVFDKSIKALQMLNTVGYAQEGTGLKLDLVYNPSGAFLPTDQQAMEQDFKKALKEDFNIDFGSLFAITNLPISRFLEYLIASENYEDYMYALVEAYNPAAVENVMCTNTISISWDGWLYDCDFNQMLELKVNSKVQHISEYNEDILNDRNIIISQHCYGCTAGAGSSCQGSVT; this comes from the coding sequence ATGATCACAAAATCCCTGAAGGCGCGTAAGGACGATCTTTCAAGCCCTAAGAACCAGTTAGAATTTTTAAGCGAAGGCATATTTGAAGAAGGCGAACTCCCCTATTTCAGGGATAAGATCGCAGAAACTCACAACCTGCCATTTAAACCCAAAAAACTCGAAATCTTACAGCTGAATCTTGGTTACATGTGTAATCAGGTTTGTTCTCATTGCCATGTAGATGCTGGTCCCGATCGTAAGGAGATCATGACGGTAGAAACCATGAAGCAATGTCTGGAAGTCATCAAGAATACCGGAGCCCATACGCTGGACCTTACTGGTGGTGCCCCTGAAATGAATCCGAATTTTAGATGGTTTGTGGAAGAGGCAGCTAAGGCCGGGATAAAGGATTTCATTGTTAGATCTAATCTAACGATCATTCTCGCAAATAAGAAGTATCACGACCTACCGGAATTCTTTAAGAAACATAACGTCCACGTAGTTTCGTCACTGCCATTCTACAAAAGAGAGAAAACCGATAAGCAACGAGGTAGTGGTGTTTTTGACAAGTCCATCAAGGCACTTCAAATGTTAAACACCGTAGGTTACGCGCAGGAAGGCACAGGATTAAAACTGGATCTGGTCTATAATCCTTCCGGTGCATTTTTACCTACAGATCAACAGGCGATGGAGCAGGATTTTAAAAAAGCTTTAAAAGAAGATTTTAATATCGATTTTGGCAGTCTGTTCGCAATTACGAATTTACCTATAAGCCGATTCCTGGAATACCTTATAGCTTCTGAAAATTATGAAGATTATATGTATGCGCTGGTAGAAGCTTATAATCCTGCAGCCGTTGAAAACGTGATGTGTACCAATACGATCTCCATTAGTTGGGATGGCTGGTTGTACGATTGTGATTTCAACCAGATGCTGGAATTAAAAGTGAATTCAAAAGTGCAGCATATTAGTGAATATAATGAGGACATTCTTAATGATCGAAATATTATCATTTCTCAACATTGCTATGGTTGTACTGCAGGAGCAGGGAGTAGTTGCCAGGGATCTGTAACTTAA
- a CDS encoding arsenosugar biosynthesis-associated peroxidase-like protein, which yields MAKNYYDPADLRKFGEITEWSEELGNKFFDYYGKVFEEGALSAREKSLIALAVAHVVKCPYCIDAYTKDGLQRGITKEEMMEAVHAGAAIESGATLVHGVQMMNKYKKLSM from the coding sequence ATGGCTAAAAACTATTATGATCCTGCAGACCTTAGAAAATTTGGAGAGATTACTGAATGGAGCGAAGAGCTTGGAAACAAGTTTTTTGACTACTACGGTAAAGTGTTCGAAGAAGGAGCTCTCTCTGCCCGTGAAAAGTCATTGATCGCGCTCGCAGTAGCGCATGTTGTAAAATGTCCTTATTGTATCGATGCATATACCAAGGATGGATTACAACGTGGTATTACCAAGGAAGAGATGATGGAAGCCGTTCATGCTGGTGCAGCTATTGAAAGTGGAGCTACCCTTGTACATGGTGTGCAGATGATGAATAAATACAAAAAGCTAAGTATGTAA
- a CDS encoding AraC family transcriptional regulator, whose protein sequence is MRIDVQTLPVNEIVQNIAQSLDADVQNRSGELLVEIPSDIGEGIIRGISFDSGMGYITYNCKFSQDVEIHFSLNTVHPLKFIFCSEGSISHCFQHSDDEHSIDTYQNIVVSSSGYDGHILYFKKDVQTHVSSLEIIRSVFAHRSNYDFKDLDPTLKELFKDAVSKKQFFYQGNYSIKSADLMDEINTKDFTGFLRNLFLEAKAFEMLTIQIDQYQDDENGENLPKILRKSDIEKVNYVAKRIQGDLSTNLSVETLAKEAGTNVNKLQEGFKYVYDLTVNKYMQHIKLEAAKEMLKLSEKNISEIVTSIGLNNRSYFSKIFKEKYGVSPKYFLQTKASIKEEEFEEN, encoded by the coding sequence ATGAGAATTGATGTTCAAACGCTGCCAGTTAATGAGATTGTGCAAAATATAGCGCAATCGCTGGATGCAGATGTACAAAATCGTAGCGGCGAACTTCTAGTTGAAATCCCCTCAGACATCGGTGAAGGAATTATTCGAGGTATTAGTTTTGACTCCGGGATGGGCTATATTACCTACAATTGTAAATTTTCGCAGGATGTTGAAATTCATTTTTCTCTAAATACCGTACACCCTTTAAAATTTATTTTTTGTTCTGAAGGGAGTATTAGCCATTGCTTTCAACATAGCGATGATGAACATAGTATTGACACGTACCAGAATATCGTTGTGAGTAGCAGTGGTTATGACGGACATATATTATATTTCAAAAAAGATGTCCAAACTCATGTTTCAAGTCTGGAGATCATTAGATCTGTCTTTGCACATCGTTCCAATTATGATTTTAAAGATCTTGATCCAACCTTAAAGGAGCTATTTAAAGATGCAGTTTCGAAAAAGCAATTTTTCTACCAGGGGAATTATAGTATTAAGTCGGCAGACTTAATGGATGAGATTAATACTAAGGATTTTACCGGATTTCTTCGTAACCTGTTTCTGGAAGCCAAAGCATTTGAAATGCTTACCATACAGATAGACCAGTACCAGGATGACGAGAATGGCGAGAACCTGCCAAAAATCTTAAGAAAATCTGATATTGAAAAAGTGAACTATGTTGCTAAAAGAATACAGGGTGATCTTAGCACAAATCTTTCCGTAGAAACCCTTGCGAAAGAGGCTGGAACTAATGTGAATAAACTTCAGGAAGGCTTTAAGTATGTTTACGATCTTACGGTAAATAAATATATGCAGCATATTAAGTTAGAAGCTGCCAAAGAAATGCTGAAACTTTCAGAAAAGAACATCTCAGAAATTGTAACCTCCATCGGACTCAACAATCGTAGTTATTTCTCTAAAATCTTCAAAGAGAAGTATGGAGTGAGTCCTAAGTATTTCCTGCAAACAAAGGCAAGTATCAAAGAAGAAGAATTCGAAGAAAACTAA
- a CDS encoding SLC13 family permease, translated as MNSRLKLIALVAGPLLFLILQLLGRPDSMPEAAFDVLCITLWMAIWWVSEAIPIAVTALLPIILFPLTGAVSIEDTTAAFGHKYVFLYLGGFILAVAIERWDLHRRIALSIIQLIGADIKMIILGFMVATAFLSMWISNTATSVMMLPIGTAIISQLKDNPLSEENENTIFGKALMLAIAYSASIGGIATLIGTPPNLVFAGIVEEIYGIEISFTKWIILGLPISIILLFICWKYLTSKAFSFTQSEFPGGKAEIDRLKAQLGSMSIQEKRVLAVFAITAFCWITRSYIIQPFLPFIDDTIIAMIAAVALFLIPAGKSGRKLVTWEEAVKVPWGIILLFGGGMALAKGFGQSGLAIWIGEQLTNLENLPLLLLVVVLIAAVNFLTEVTSNLATTAMLLPILASMAIALELHPYFLMVGATLSASCAFMLPVATPPNAVVFGSGYLRIPDMMKTGIWMNIGSIVLLSLIVYFLLPYLWNFDPEVIPQKFLGDRS; from the coding sequence ATGAATTCCAGACTAAAATTAATAGCGCTCGTAGCCGGGCCACTTCTTTTTCTTATTCTGCAGCTGTTAGGTAGACCCGATTCTATGCCCGAAGCAGCATTTGATGTTCTATGTATAACTTTGTGGATGGCGATCTGGTGGGTCTCTGAAGCAATTCCCATTGCGGTAACTGCTCTATTGCCAATTATCCTATTTCCACTTACCGGAGCAGTGAGTATAGAAGATACAACTGCGGCATTTGGCCATAAATATGTCTTCCTTTATTTAGGTGGATTCATACTCGCGGTAGCTATCGAAAGATGGGATTTACATAGAAGGATCGCACTAAGTATCATTCAGTTGATAGGTGCAGATATTAAAATGATCATTTTGGGGTTTATGGTGGCTACGGCATTTCTTTCCATGTGGATCAGCAATACTGCTACATCTGTAATGATGCTGCCCATTGGAACTGCAATTATTAGCCAGTTAAAAGACAATCCATTAAGTGAGGAAAATGAAAATACGATTTTTGGAAAAGCGCTCATGTTAGCTATTGCTTACAGTGCTTCTATTGGCGGAATTGCAACATTAATTGGTACACCACCCAATCTGGTTTTTGCCGGGATCGTGGAAGAAATATATGGGATAGAAATTAGCTTTACCAAATGGATCATTCTGGGCTTACCTATTTCTATCATTTTGCTATTTATCTGTTGGAAGTACCTTACCAGTAAAGCTTTTAGTTTTACACAAAGTGAGTTTCCAGGAGGAAAGGCTGAGATCGACCGTCTCAAAGCCCAGTTAGGTAGTATGAGTATACAGGAGAAAAGAGTTTTAGCAGTTTTTGCCATTACCGCATTTTGCTGGATAACCAGGAGTTATATCATTCAGCCCTTTTTGCCATTTATAGACGACACTATTATTGCGATGATCGCGGCAGTAGCTCTGTTTCTAATTCCTGCAGGTAAAAGTGGTAGAAAACTGGTGACATGGGAAGAAGCGGTTAAAGTTCCTTGGGGAATTATTTTATTATTTGGAGGAGGAATGGCACTCGCAAAGGGTTTTGGGCAAAGCGGTCTTGCAATCTGGATAGGGGAGCAATTAACGAATCTAGAAAATTTACCATTATTGTTACTTGTGGTAGTATTGATCGCTGCTGTAAATTTTCTGACCGAGGTGACTTCTAACCTGGCGACAACTGCCATGCTTTTACCCATTCTAGCATCTATGGCTATAGCGCTGGAACTACATCCCTATTTCTTGATGGTTGGAGCTACTCTGTCTGCCTCCTGTGCATTTATGCTACCAGTTGCAACTCCCCCGAATGCCGTGGTTTTTGGGTCAGGTTATCTTAGGATTCCAGATATGATGAAAACAGGTATATGGATGAATATAGGCAGCATAGTATTGCTAAGCCTGATAGTCTATTTTCTACTACCGTATTTATGGAACTTTGATCCCGAGGTGATTCCGCAGAAATTTTTAGGAGATAGATCTTAG
- a CDS encoding SRPBCC domain-containing protein, with protein MKNPEKLRISTKIQVAKSREDVFQTITDRKKLNKFFISEASSDLEAGKRTTWKFPEFKFVEFSVDVLKVEYPEIIVLTWEGAENHITTVTFELTEIEKNQTLVSIVEEGMQNDDEGIAWLGRNSEGWANFLACLKAYLEYGINLREGAFEFLRNDQKS; from the coding sequence ATGAAGAATCCAGAGAAGCTTAGAATTAGCACAAAGATCCAGGTCGCAAAAAGCAGGGAAGATGTATTCCAGACAATAACAGACAGGAAGAAATTGAACAAATTTTTTATTTCTGAAGCAAGTTCAGATCTCGAAGCTGGTAAGCGGACCACCTGGAAATTCCCGGAATTCAAATTCGTTGAGTTTTCTGTTGATGTGCTCAAAGTGGAATATCCCGAAATTATTGTACTAACATGGGAAGGTGCGGAAAATCATATTACCACGGTAACTTTTGAACTTACTGAAATTGAAAAAAATCAAACATTGGTTTCAATTGTAGAAGAAGGAATGCAAAATGACGATGAAGGTATTGCCTGGCTCGGCAGAAACTCGGAAGGTTGGGCAAATTTTCTGGCCTGTCTCAAAGCCTATCTTGAATATGGAATCAATCTAAGGGAAGGCGCTTTTGAATTCTTACGAAATGATCAAAAATCCTAA
- the groL gene encoding chaperonin GroEL (60 kDa chaperone family; promotes refolding of misfolded polypeptides especially under stressful conditions; forms two stacked rings of heptamers to form a barrel-shaped 14mer; ends can be capped by GroES; misfolded proteins enter the barrel where they are refolded when GroES binds) has product MAKDIKFDIQARNGIKRGVDALANAVKVTLGPKGRNVIISKSFGAPTVTKDGVTVAKEIELEDPLENMGAQMVKEVASKTNDLAGDGTTTATVLAQAIVQEGLKNVAAGANPMDLKRGIDKAVESLTADLAKQTKEVGDSSEKIKQVASISANNDDVIGDLIAQAFGKVGKEGVITVEEAKGTETYVDVVEGMQFDRGYLSPYFVTNSEKMTADLEDPYILLFDKKISSMKDLLPVLEPVAQSGKPLLIIAEDVDGEALATLVVNKLRGSLKIAAVKAPGFGDRRKAMLEDIAILTGGTVISEERGFTLENATIDMLGTAEKVAIDKDNTTIVNGAGNNDDIQSRVNQIKSQIESTTSDYDREKLQERLAKLAGGVAVLYVGAASEVEMKEKKDRVDDALHATRAAVEEGIVAGGGVALVRAQAVLSKIKTENADEATGVQIVSKAIESPLRTIVQNAGGEGSVVINKVLEGKNDFGYDAKTDTYVDMLKAGIIDPKKVTRVALENAASVAGMILTTECALIDLPEDNAGGGMPQGMGGGMPGMM; this is encoded by the coding sequence ATGGCAAAAGATATAAAATTTGACATTCAGGCTCGTAATGGGATCAAACGTGGAGTTGATGCATTAGCGAACGCTGTAAAAGTAACTTTAGGACCTAAAGGTCGTAACGTAATTATTAGTAAATCTTTTGGGGCACCAACTGTAACTAAAGATGGTGTAACTGTAGCAAAAGAAATTGAACTTGAGGATCCTTTAGAAAATATGGGAGCTCAGATGGTGAAGGAAGTTGCTTCCAAAACCAATGATCTTGCTGGTGACGGTACTACTACCGCTACAGTTCTTGCTCAGGCTATCGTACAGGAAGGTTTGAAGAACGTTGCTGCTGGTGCAAATCCAATGGATCTGAAACGTGGTATCGATAAAGCTGTTGAATCTCTTACTGCAGATCTTGCTAAGCAAACTAAAGAAGTAGGTGACTCTTCAGAAAAAATCAAGCAGGTTGCATCTATTTCTGCGAACAATGACGATGTTATTGGTGATTTGATCGCTCAGGCATTCGGAAAAGTTGGTAAAGAAGGTGTGATCACTGTAGAAGAAGCTAAAGGAACAGAGACTTATGTTGATGTTGTGGAAGGAATGCAGTTCGATAGAGGATACTTATCTCCTTATTTCGTGACAAATTCTGAGAAAATGACGGCAGATCTTGAAGATCCATATATTCTTCTTTTTGACAAGAAGATCTCTTCAATGAAAGATCTACTTCCTGTATTAGAGCCAGTTGCTCAGTCTGGAAAGCCTTTATTGATTATTGCTGAAGATGTTGATGGTGAAGCTCTTGCTACACTGGTAGTTAATAAACTTCGTGGATCATTGAAGATCGCTGCAGTGAAAGCTCCAGGATTTGGTGACCGTAGAAAAGCAATGTTAGAAGATATCGCTATCCTTACTGGTGGTACTGTAATTTCTGAAGAAAGAGGATTCACTTTAGAAAATGCTACTATCGATATGTTAGGTACTGCTGAAAAAGTAGCGATAGACAAGGATAATACTACGATCGTAAACGGCGCTGGAAACAATGATGATATCCAGAGCAGAGTGAACCAGATCAAATCTCAGATCGAGTCTACTACTTCAGATTATGATAGAGAAAAGCTTCAGGAGCGTCTGGCTAAATTAGCTGGTGGTGTTGCCGTACTTTATGTAGGTGCAGCTTCAGAAGTTGAAATGAAAGAGAAGAAAGACAGAGTAGATGATGCACTTCACGCAACCAGAGCGGCTGTAGAAGAAGGTATCGTTGCTGGTGGTGGTGTTGCATTAGTTAGAGCTCAGGCTGTACTAAGCAAGATCAAGACTGAAAATGCTGATGAAGCAACTGGAGTACAGATCGTTTCTAAAGCTATCGAATCTCCATTGAGAACTATCGTGCAAAATGCTGGTGGTGAAGGTTCAGTAGTGATTAACAAAGTACTTGAAGGTAAGAATGACTTCGGTTATGATGCCAAAACAGATACTTACGTAGATATGCTGAAAGCTGGTATTATTGATCCTAAGAAAGTAACAAGAGTAGCATTGGAAAATGCAGCTTCAGTTGCTGGTATGATCCTTACAACCGAGTGTGCGCTTATCGATCTTCCAGAAGACAATGCTGGAGGTGGAATGCCACAAGGAATGGGCGGAGGTATGCCAGGAATGATGTAA
- a CDS encoding co-chaperone GroES, translated as MGLNIKPLSDRVVIEPVAAENKTASGIIIPETAKEKPQKGKVVAVGGGTKDHEMTVKEGDTVLYGKYAGTELKLEGTDYLIMREDDILAIV; from the coding sequence ATGGGACTAAACATTAAGCCACTTTCAGACAGGGTTGTAATTGAGCCTGTTGCTGCAGAAAACAAAACTGCTTCTGGTATTATTATTCCTGAAACAGCTAAAGAAAAACCTCAAAAAGGTAAAGTTGTAGCTGTTGGTGGAGGTACCAAAGATCATGAGATGACAGTTAAAGAAGGTGATACAGTTCTTTACGGTAAATATGCCGGAACAGAGCTAAAGCTGGAAGGAACAGATTACCTGATCATGCGGGAAGATGATATACTAGCGATAGTATAA
- the secG gene encoding preprotein translocase subunit SecG, whose product MSTFTIFLALIIIVAFLLVVVIMVQNPKGGGLSSSFGGGGQQVGGVKKTGDFLDKSTWTLATLLLVLILLSNVAIMDKPAEAGTRVFESDEPVNTEMPAAQPATQTDNEQ is encoded by the coding sequence ATGAGCACATTCACTATATTTTTAGCTTTAATAATTATCGTAGCATTTTTGCTGGTAGTTGTGATCATGGTTCAAAACCCTAAGGGTGGAGGACTATCTTCTTCTTTTGGTGGCGGAGGTCAGCAAGTTGGAGGGGTTAAAAAAACTGGAGACTTTTTAGATAAAAGTACCTGGACACTTGCAACTTTATTGCTTGTTTTGATCCTGCTTTCTAACGTAGCTATTATGGACAAACCAGCCGAAGCTGGAACAAGGGTTTTCGAAAGTGACGAACCTGTAAATACTGAAATGCCTGCAGCTCAACCAGCAACTCAAACTGACAATGAGCAGTAG
- a CDS encoding LptE family protein: MTRILSIITVLLVSLSLSSCMSYSFTGADTGDAETFQVNFFQNNADLVEPGIDRSFTISLQDLIQNQTSLSLTNTNGDLIFEGEITQFYVSPMSATAEDTAAQSRLTIAVNVRYYNTLEPEKDFEKRFSFYYDYPAQQQLIGANLETALDEIYTRITQDIFNAALTDW, encoded by the coding sequence ATGACGAGAATTCTTAGCATTATTACGGTATTACTGGTTAGTTTGAGTTTATCTTCCTGTATGTCCTATTCGTTTACGGGAGCAGATACGGGAGATGCCGAAACATTTCAGGTAAATTTCTTCCAGAATAATGCAGATCTTGTGGAACCTGGTATAGACCGTTCATTCACGATCTCTTTGCAGGACCTTATTCAAAATCAAACAAGTTTAAGTCTTACCAATACCAATGGAGATTTGATCTTTGAAGGTGAAATTACGCAGTTCTACGTATCGCCAATGTCTGCCACTGCTGAGGATACCGCTGCTCAAAGTAGACTGACCATTGCAGTAAACGTTCGTTATTACAATACACTGGAACCAGAAAAGGATTTTGAAAAGCGTTTTTCTTTCTATTATGATTATCCGGCACAGCAACAATTGATAGGGGCAAACCTGGAGACCGCGCTGGATGAGATCTATACGAGAATTACGCAGGATATTTTTAACGCGGCGCTTACCGACTGGTAA